In Oryza sativa Japonica Group chromosome 11, ASM3414082v1, the following are encoded in one genomic region:
- the LOC4350530 gene encoding ATPase 3, plasma membrane-type translates to MSREPAAAAEAEDVVARLGTDEATGLTEEEAARRLKLYGPNLVVAHHPQVGGKLLATLKCIVLLWGWDHSFTEYIKYEIGWESWEHLIFPCSREMLCVMFINFSSWAALAAALVSLALNSAGQTTYELIVIVSLLVGSLCACCVAKLLANRAKAPLEAKAFARRTKVLRDGIWKHEDATNLVPGDIIYLKCGDIVPANAFVLNMAQIDTKTIRHERSVNYVMGSLIYYGWAVSCGEGTAVVTVTGNNIPMSTLKQLYPKRFSRPGQLRKGVMAAATFCFCLVLVGITSEALVKFFFHQSIGTLHSGHFMPLIGLIPMSIPAVLYLALALDSQRLSKLGVASRGTFALEDLASMDAMLFNMTGTLTCNKPYFDKDKIEVLTEGIDKDHAVLLAARASKAHNELYKEPIDAAILGLMDDPEQARVGINVIEHRSRMFVAMTLMYMTTYIDENGSKCSVLKGDPALMLRDCSCSEEVREHIRKRIDKLGLDGYQCIAVGRIVNSRLDIIILLPFIDDLRSDSAEAVDNLTDMGLSVIVLTESPMTITKHVCGRLGKLGLNVLHADSMRELVSSKNELFLNINGISDLFVEYNRYVISNLRTYFGRRSAMVGYEFSDVDSIRESDIGIAVADATDSTKSESDIVLTEHALLSVSSAVQASREICQIMKGCMVYAVSSTVHAFAVRLILLLWRLELPCFPMLVIAACNYCTSTAMLFERVKPSQSPDSLKANKIIATGAAFGSYIALSTVVFFIMTTRTDFISHIIKARLLVGHDEEIKSALFLQMSIVNHAIGLFAHSRDGHCSGPIVTISSVLSQLVATVIAVYGDVNSPLPKGIGWGWAGFIWLYNFVLLLSLMLICDLCNLAKFNIFGITCRRLFTGWTEWMERCRRLLNRGKTWMEMLTLTAISGLILVWSIYAYHVMKVPQQ, encoded by the exons ATGTCACGCgagcctgcggcggcggcggaggcggaggacgtCGTGGCCCGTCTCGGCACCGACGAGGCGACTGGGctgacggaggaggaggcggcgcgccgcctcAAGCTGTACGGGCCTAACCTCGTGGTCGCCCATCACCCCCAG GTGGGTGGCAAGCTTCTTGCTACACTAAAGTGCATCGTCCTGCTCTGGGGATGGGATCACTCCTTCACCGAGTACATTAAATACGAGATTGGATGGGAGTCATGGGAGCATCTTATCTTCCCCTGCTCCAGGGAGATGTTATGTGTCATGTTCATCAATTTCTCGTCATGGGCGGCATTGGCGGCTGCACTTGTGTCCCTTGCCCTTAACTCAGCTGGTCAGACAACCTATGAACTGATCGTTATCGTCTCCTTACTTGTGGGAAGCCTGTGTGCATGCTGTGTTGCCAAGCTCCTTGCCAATCGTGCTAAGGCACCGCTGGAAGCTAAAGCTTTTGCGCGAAGGACCAAGGTTCTGAGGGATGGAATATGGAAACATGAGGATGCGACCAATCTTGTCCCTGGGGATATCATATATCTCAAGTGTGGTGATATTGTGCCAGCCAATGCTTTTGTCCTCAACATGGCACAGATCGACACCAAAACCATCCGTCATGAAAGGAGTGTTAACTATGTGATGGGCTCCCTTATATACTATGGCTGGGCTGTCTCCTGTGGCGAAGGGACTGCTGTTGTTACTGTGACAGGCAATAACATCCCCATGAGCACTCTGAAACAGCTTTATCCAAAACGATTCTCTCGGCCTGGGCAGCTTAGGAAGGGTGTCATGGCTGCTGCCACTTTTTGCTTCTGCTTAGTACTTGTTGGCATCACAAGTGAGGCTCTTGTTAAATTCTTTTTCCATCAAAGCATAGGCACGCTGCACAGTGGCCACTTTATGCCACTTATTGGTCTAATACCAATGTCGATTCCTGCTGTGCTCTACCTGGCATTGGCATTGGACTCTCAGAGGCTTTCCAAATTGGGGGTTGCCAGCCGGGGAACTTTTGCTCTTGAAGACTTGGCTAGCATGGATGCTATGCTCTTCAACATGACTGGCACTTTGACATGCAACAAGCCCTATTTTGACAAGGACAAGATTGAAGTGCTTACAGAAGGTATTGATAAAGATCATGCTGTCCTGTTGGCTGCGCGGGCTTCCAAAGCACACAATGAACTGTATAAAGAACCGATTGATGCAGCCATTCTAGGCCTTATGGATGATCCAGAACAG GCACGAGTTGGCATTAATGTTATAGAGCACCGCTCCCGTATGTTTGTTGCAATGACATTGATGTACATGACTACTTACATCGATGAAAATGGCTCCAAGTGTTCTGTGCTCAAAGGTGACCCTGCATTG ATGCTTCGTGACTGCAGTTGTAGCGAAGAAGTCAGAGAGCATATACGCAAACGTATTGATAAGCTCGGTCTTGATGGATATCAATGTATTGCTGTTGGACGTATTGTTAACTCTCGGTTGGACATCATTATTCTTCTACCTTTCATAGATGATCTCAGAAGCGATAGTGCAGAAGCTGTTGATAATCTTACTGATATGGGTCTGAGTGTAATAGTACTTACAG AAAGCCCAATGACAATTACAAAGCACGTATGTGGAAGACTTGGAAAACTGGGCTTAAATGTGTTACATGCTGACTCTATGCGGGAGTTGGTAAGCAGCAAAAATGAGCTTTTCTTGAATATCAATGGGATTTCTGATCTCTTTGTAG AATATAACCGTTATGTTATATCAAATCTGAGAACTTATTTTGGTCGTCGTAGTGCAATGGTTGGATATGAATTTTCGGATGTTGATTCTATCCGTGAAAGCGATATTGGAATCGCAGTTGCCGATGCCACTGATAGCACCAAAAGTGAATCTGATATTGTTTTGACTGAGCATGCCTTGCTGTCTGTTTCTTCTGCTGTTCAAGCCAGTAGGGAAATTTGTCAGATCATGAAAGGATGCATG GTTTATGCTGTTTCATCAACTGTCCATGCT TTTgctgtccgtcttattttacTCCTATGGAGACTCGAGCTACCCTGTTTCCCGATGCTGGTGATTGCTGCTTGCAACTACT GCACATCAACTGCAATGTTATTTGAAAGGGTGAAACCATCCCAGTCACCAGATAGTTTGAAAGCAAACAAGATTATCGCAACTGGTGCTGCTTTTGGAAGCTATATTGCCCTGAGTACAGTCGTTTTTTTCATAATGACTACTAGGACTGACTTCATATCT CACATAATCAAAGCTAGATTGCTTGTTGGCCATGATGAGGAGATTAAATCTGCCTTATTCCTTCAAATGAGCATTGTTAACCATGCTATTGGACTTTTCGCACATTCACGCGATGGCCACTGCTCTGGGCCTATTGTTACAATTTCTTCTGTTCTATCTCAACTG GTGGCAACCGTCATTGCTGTTTATGGTGACGTGAACTCTCCTCTACCAAAGGGCATTGGCTGGGGCTGGGCAGGATTTATCTggctctacaactttgtctTGCTTTTGAGCCTCATGTTGATCT GTGACCTGTGTAACCTTGCAAAGTTCAacatatttgggataacctgcAGGAGGCTGTTCACTGGTTGGACCGAGTGGATGGAGAGGTGCAGGAGGCTGCTCAACAGGGGTAAAACGTGGATGGAGATGTTGACCTTAACTGCTATCTCAGGCTTGATTCTTGTCTGGTCGATATATGCATATCATGTCATGAAGGTCCCGCAGCAGTAG
- the LOC107276684 gene encoding putative receptor-like protein kinase At1g72540 gives MMELINFSDEDLHKFTKGFSEKRLLGKPGAFGQVYKGRNKGNNYANCPRKVAIKISKRKDEYVRIMWKQEINALSSISHANVINLVGFADTEEYYALVYERAKQDLEGFRASNKGELDAILLGVASGLEAIHSAGFVHWDIQLRNILLMKDNTVKIADFGLATRKGEKMSFFKDRRFGIFNANDKESAQEKIGVFCFGNLIRELVLLERKEWSPTKCPRILLADTCIVNNPDDRPSMATLVSKLKKIQEEESAKV, from the exons ATGATGGAGCTTATCAACTTCAGTGATGAAGACTTACACAAGTTTACTAAAGGTTTCTCAGAGAAGAGGTTGCTTGGAAAACCAGGAGCCTTTGGGCAGGTTTACAAGGGCAGGAATAAAGGGAATAACTATGCAAATTGCCCTCGAAAAGTTGCTATCAAAATTTCTAAAAGGAAGGATGAGTATGTCCGGATTATGTGGAAG CAAGAGATCAATGCCCTAAGTTCAATTTCACATGCAAATGTCATAAATCTTGTGGGTTTTGCTGACACAGAGGAGTACTATGCTCTAGTTTATGAAAGGGCTAAACAGGACCTCGAAGGATTCAGAG CATCCAATAAAGGTGAGTTGGATGCTATCTTGCTTGGAGTGGCATCTGGACTGGAAGCTATTCATTCTGCAGGCTTTGTCCATTGGGACATTCAGTTGAGGAATATTCTTTTGATGAAG GATAATACAGTTAAAATTGCTGATTTTGGATTGGCCacaaggaagggagagaagatgaGTTTCTTCAAGGATAGAAGATTTGGCATCTTTAATGCAAATGATAAAG AGAGTGCCCAGGAAAAAATTGGTGTCTTCTGTTTTGGAAATCTCATCAGAGAACTGGTTTTACTAGAAAGGAAAGAGTGGAGCCCCACGAAATGTCCCAGGATACTTTTGGCAGATACATGTATTGTTAACAATCCAGATGATCGTCCCTCAATGGCTACTTTGGTTTCAAAATTGAAG AAAATTCAAGAGGAAGAATCAGCAAAAGTTTGA
- the LOC136354064 gene encoding putative disease resistance protein RGA3 → MPLLVMSDKVDVALLPPSLENLEIDMSPELSAAWDLKLQEHGQIIPLQPHPSLEELDISNLTDKDQSRLLQLFPTITALYIWQSPELTSLQLGYSKALRELKIIDCGSLASIEGFGSLTNLRSLAVSNSPGVPAFLELLSHQQLASAEILSRLETLQVGDGSVLTVPLCRRLASLRRLSFWSWDSRRGETMIDLTEEQERALQLLASLHRLDFWHLPNLRSLPAGLRRLASLEWLDVEDCPGVARLPEMGLPPSLTRLHVRRCSEELSMQCKMAARENLDVHIDDLPVDYVII, encoded by the coding sequence ATGCCGTTGTTGGTCATGAGTGATAAGGTGGATGTTGCATTACTCCCACCATCTCTTGAGAACCTGGAGATTGATATGAGTCCTGAGCTCTCTGCTGCGTGGGATCTCAAACTGCAGGAGCATGGACAGATTATCCCACTGCAGCCTCATCCGTCACTCGAAGAACTCGATATCTCTAACCTCACAGACAAGGACCAGTCCCGTTTGCTGCAATTGTTCCCAACCATCACAGCACTGTACATTTGGCAGAGTCCAGAGCTGACATCTCTCCAGCTGGGATACTCCAAGGCACTGCGGGAGCTGAAGATTATAGACTGCGGCTCACTTGCTTCGATCGAGGGATTCGGCTCCTTAACAAACCTTAGGTCCCTGGCGGTATCCAACTCACCTGGAGTACCTGCATTCTTGGAGCTTCTGTCACATCAGCAACTGGCCTCTGCGGAGATCTTGTCCCGACTGGAAACCCTCCAGGTCGGCGATGGCTCCGTCCTCACCGTGCCTCTCTGCAGACGGCTCGCGTCTCTGCGACGGCTATCCTTCTGGTCATGGGATAGCAGGCGTGGCGAGACGATGATCGACCTGACGGAGGAACAGGAGAGGGCTCTCCAGCTCCTGGCCTCCCTCCATCGCCTCGATTTCTGGCACCTGCCGAATCTCCGTTCGCTTCCTGCAGGCCTACGACGGCTGGCCTCCCTCGAGTGGTTAGACGTCGAAGACTGCCCCGGCGTCGCGAGGCTCCCGGAGATGGGCCTTCCACCGTCGCTGACACGGCTGCATGTACGCCGTTGCAGCGAGGAGCTAAGTATGCAATGTAAAATGGCAGCAAGGGAGAATCTAGATGTCCATATTGATGATCTACCTGTTGACTATGTCATAATTTGA